A stretch of the Nitratireductor thuwali genome encodes the following:
- a CDS encoding DEAD/DEAH box helicase gives MNNDNNAKPISFADLGITGPLLTAANAAGMDVPKPIQEQAIPPFLAGKDILGVAQTGSGKTAAFALPILSRIAGLGNKRRPRTARALILAPTRELAVQIETVIRGLAKTSHISTALVLGGVSRHSQVKKIAPGVDILIATPGRLTDLVREGDVILSETTWLVLDEADRMLDMGFINDVRRIAKATHPARQTALFSATMPDEIAKLAASLLREPVRVEVARQGTTAAEIRQSVILARTKQKRKYLSDILADDAMRQVIVFARTKHGADRVTRDLERDGFNAAVIHGNKSQNARQRALNGFRDGSVRILVATDIAARGIDVPGITHVVNFDLPDEAESYVHRIGRTGRNGADGEAITLCDPTEASKLRQVERIIRMRLPVAADITAQPDPARPAAQGARDDDRRPANDEAPRPNRGRAPNRARPQSDGGKPQNGKYRRRGSSQGQRGRAA, from the coding sequence TTGAACAACGATAACAATGCAAAGCCGATCAGCTTCGCCGATCTGGGCATCACGGGCCCCCTCCTGACAGCCGCCAATGCGGCCGGCATGGACGTTCCCAAGCCGATCCAGGAACAGGCCATTCCGCCATTCCTGGCAGGCAAGGATATTCTGGGCGTGGCGCAGACCGGCTCGGGCAAGACGGCCGCCTTCGCGCTGCCGATCCTGTCGCGCATCGCCGGCCTCGGCAACAAGCGCCGTCCGCGCACGGCGCGCGCGCTGATTCTGGCACCCACCCGCGAACTGGCGGTGCAGATCGAGACCGTGATCCGCGGACTTGCCAAGACCTCGCATATTTCGACCGCGCTGGTGCTGGGCGGCGTTTCGCGCCACAGCCAGGTCAAGAAGATCGCGCCGGGCGTCGACATACTGATCGCAACCCCGGGCCGGCTGACCGACCTGGTGCGCGAAGGCGACGTCATCCTGTCGGAGACGACCTGGCTCGTGCTCGACGAGGCCGACCGCATGCTGGACATGGGCTTCATCAACGATGTGCGCCGCATCGCCAAGGCCACGCATCCGGCGCGCCAGACGGCACTTTTCTCCGCCACCATGCCCGACGAGATCGCCAAGCTGGCAGCATCCCTGCTGCGCGAGCCGGTCCGCGTCGAGGTTGCCCGCCAAGGCACCACGGCGGCCGAAATCCGCCAGAGCGTGATCCTCGCCCGCACCAAGCAGAAGCGTAAATACCTGTCCGATATCCTGGCGGACGACGCCATGCGGCAGGTGATCGTGTTCGCCCGCACCAAGCACGGCGCCGACCGGGTGACGCGCGATCTGGAGCGCGACGGCTTCAACGCCGCCGTCATCCACGGCAATAAATCGCAGAACGCCCGCCAGCGCGCGCTGAACGGCTTCCGCGACGGCTCGGTGCGCATCCTCGTGGCAACGGACATCGCCGCGCGCGGCATCGACGTTCCCGGCATCACCCATGTCGTGAATTTCGACCTTCCCGACGAAGCCGAAAGCTATGTGCACCGCATCGGCCGCACCGGGCGCAACGGCGCCGATGGCGAGGCGATCACCCTGTGCGATCCGACCGAAGCTTCCAAGCTGCGCCAGGTCGAGCGCATCATCCGCATGCGCCTGCCGGTCGCCGCCGACATCACCGCCCAGCCCGACCCGGCCCGTCCGGCCGCCCAAGGCGCAAGGGACGACGACCGCCGGCCGGCAAACGATGAGGCCCCGAGGCCGAATCGCGGCAGGGCGCCGAACAGGGCACGGCCGCAAAGCGATGGCGGCAAGCCGCAGAACGGCAAGTACCGCCGCCGCGGCTCGTCCCAGGGCCAGCGCGGCCGGGCCGCTTAG
- a CDS encoding MFS transporter has protein sequence MAGIAALAAAYILSQFYRSFLAVLTPALTAELGATKAELSAASGTWFAVFALAQFAVGISLDRYGPRRTAAVLLAGCGGGGAILFALATAPWMVIAAMALIGLGCAPVLMASVFIFAKSYSSARLAILTSWLVGFGTLGNVVGAAPLAAAAEAFGWREVMMGLAAITIAVALAIYTLVRDPETSAEETAANTGLAGYLELFKLRLLWPLLPLIALNYAAAAGIRGLWAGPYLADVYGAEALLIGQVTLFMALAMVAGSFVYGPMDQIFGTRKWVAVTGNTLSLAALSWLAFFPITSIAQTTVLFVLVGICGGSYGLLMAHGRAFVPAHLTGRGVTLLNFFSIGGAGLMQFATGAVVTVSTVEGEPVAAYRNLFIFYAGMLAVSLLIYLFARDARPTESRPAVRPLRQE, from the coding sequence ATGGCAGGCATAGCGGCGCTGGCGGCCGCCTACATTCTTTCCCAGTTCTATCGTTCCTTTCTGGCCGTGCTGACCCCGGCGCTTACCGCCGAGCTCGGCGCGACGAAGGCCGAGCTTTCGGCGGCATCGGGCACCTGGTTCGCCGTCTTCGCCCTTGCGCAATTCGCCGTCGGCATATCGCTCGATCGCTACGGCCCGCGCCGGACGGCGGCTGTCCTGCTTGCCGGGTGCGGCGGGGGAGGCGCCATCCTTTTCGCGCTCGCGACGGCACCGTGGATGGTCATCGCCGCCATGGCCCTGATCGGGCTCGGCTGCGCGCCCGTGCTGATGGCCTCCGTCTTCATCTTCGCCAAGAGCTATTCCTCCGCCAGGCTGGCGATACTGACATCCTGGCTCGTCGGTTTCGGAACCTTGGGCAACGTGGTGGGCGCCGCCCCGCTTGCGGCGGCGGCCGAAGCCTTTGGCTGGCGCGAGGTCATGATGGGCCTTGCGGCCATCACCATCGCCGTGGCGCTGGCCATCTACACCCTCGTGCGCGATCCCGAGACCTCCGCCGAGGAAACGGCCGCGAATACCGGGCTGGCCGGCTATCTGGAGCTTTTCAAGCTGAGATTGCTGTGGCCCCTGCTGCCGCTGATCGCCCTCAACTACGCGGCGGCCGCCGGCATCCGCGGTCTGTGGGCGGGTCCTTATCTTGCCGATGTCTATGGCGCGGAGGCGCTGCTGATCGGCCAGGTTACGCTGTTCATGGCGCTGGCGATGGTCGCCGGCTCCTTCGTCTACGGCCCGATGGACCAGATATTCGGCACCCGCAAATGGGTCGCAGTGACCGGCAACACGCTCAGTCTCGCGGCGCTGTCGTGGCTGGCCTTCTTCCCCATCACCAGCATTGCCCAGACAACGGTGCTGTTCGTGCTGGTTGGCATTTGCGGCGGCAGCTATGGCCTGCTGATGGCGCATGGGCGGGCATTCGTGCCGGCTCATCTCACCGGGCGCGGCGTGACCCTGTTGAACTTCTTCTCGATCGGCGGCGCCGGCTTGATGCAGTTCGCAACCGGCGCGGTGGTCACCGTCAGCACCGTGGAGGGGGAGCCGGTGGCCGCCTATCGCAATCTGTTCATCTTCTATGCCGGCATGCTCGCCGTCAGCCTGCTTATCTATCTGTTTGCGCGGGATGCGCGTCCGACCGAATCGCGGCCGGCGGTGCGGCCCCTCCGGCAGGAGTAG
- a CDS encoding cysteine synthase A translates to MQPSVIETIGNTPLIRLRRASEETGCEIYGKAEFMNPGQSVKDRAGLFIVRDAEKKGLLRPGGVIVEGTAGNTGIGLTLVAKALGYRTVIVIPETQSQEKKDALRILGAELIEVPAVPYKNPNNYVKLSGRLAEQLAASDPNGAIWANQFDNVANRNGHVETTAEEIWAQTGGKVDGFVSAVGTGGTLAGVGEGLRRHNASVKIALADPLGAALYSYYTTGELKSEGSSITEGIGQGRITANLDGFEPDFAFQVPDSEALPIIFDLIQEEGLCLGGSTGINIAGAKRLAREMGPGHTIVTILCDYGNRYQSKLFNPAFLREKDLPVPAWMERAPDVAVPFEEVA, encoded by the coding sequence ATGCAGCCTTCGGTGATCGAAACCATCGGCAACACGCCGCTCATCCGCCTCCGCCGCGCCTCAGAGGAGACGGGCTGCGAGATCTATGGCAAGGCCGAGTTCATGAACCCGGGCCAGTCTGTGAAGGATCGCGCCGGCCTTTTCATCGTCCGCGACGCGGAGAAGAAGGGGCTGTTGCGGCCTGGCGGCGTGATCGTCGAGGGTACCGCCGGCAATACGGGAATCGGCCTGACCCTGGTCGCAAAGGCGCTTGGCTACCGCACGGTGATCGTGATTCCGGAGACCCAGAGCCAGGAAAAGAAGGATGCGCTCCGCATTCTCGGCGCCGAGCTCATCGAGGTTCCGGCCGTCCCCTACAAGAACCCCAACAATTACGTGAAACTGTCCGGTAGACTGGCCGAGCAACTGGCTGCAAGCGATCCCAACGGCGCGATCTGGGCGAACCAGTTCGACAATGTGGCCAACCGCAACGGGCATGTGGAAACCACCGCCGAGGAGATCTGGGCGCAGACCGGCGGCAAGGTCGACGGCTTCGTCTCCGCCGTCGGCACCGGCGGCACGCTGGCCGGCGTCGGAGAAGGCCTGAGGCGGCACAACGCCTCGGTCAAGATCGCGCTGGCCGACCCGCTGGGCGCGGCCCTTTACAGCTATTACACCACCGGCGAGCTGAAGTCGGAGGGAAGTTCCATCACCGAGGGCATCGGCCAGGGGCGCATTACCGCCAATCTGGACGGGTTCGAGCCGGATTTCGCCTTTCAGGTGCCCGACAGCGAGGCGCTGCCCATCATCTTCGACCTGATCCAGGAGGAGGGGCTCTGCCTCGGCGGCTCCACCGGCATCAACATTGCAGGCGCCAAGCGGCTGGCGCGCGAAATGGGGCCGGGGCACACCATCGTCACCATTCTGTGCGACTACGGAAACCGCTACCAGTCCAAGCTGTTCAATCCCGCCTTCCTGCGCGAGAAGGACCTGCCGGTTCCCGCCTGGATGGAGCGCGCGCCGGACGTTGCCGTGCCGTTCGAGGAGGTCGCCTGA
- a CDS encoding alanyl-tRNA editing protein has translation MATQALFRDDAYMRSVEARVIGVNERGGIILDRTVFYGTSGGQPGDTGTLTRADGRAIPIAATVCGETKDDIIHVPAEGAERPETGEKLTLALDWERRYKLMRMHTACHLLSVVCPYPITGASVSEEDSRIDFDLPDAGFTKEEVTEKMMELVEGDHPVFTRWISQEDLAANPSLVKSKNVRPPSGAGRIRLVCIGEEAAVDSQPCGGTHVLRTGEIGAVHIGKIEKKGRENRRFRLRFGAFSA, from the coding sequence ATGGCCACCCAGGCCCTCTTCCGCGACGACGCCTATATGCGGAGCGTGGAAGCCCGCGTGATCGGCGTCAACGAGCGCGGCGGCATCATTCTCGACCGCACGGTCTTCTACGGCACCTCGGGCGGGCAGCCGGGCGACACGGGAACGCTGACCCGCGCCGACGGGCGCGCGATTCCGATTGCCGCGACGGTGTGCGGCGAGACCAAGGACGACATCATCCATGTGCCCGCCGAGGGCGCGGAACGGCCGGAAACCGGCGAGAAGCTGACGCTCGCCCTCGACTGGGAGCGGCGCTACAAGCTGATGCGCATGCACACGGCCTGCCACCTGTTGAGCGTTGTGTGCCCTTACCCCATCACCGGCGCCTCGGTGAGCGAAGAGGATTCCCGCATCGATTTCGATCTTCCGGACGCCGGCTTCACCAAAGAGGAAGTGACCGAGAAGATGATGGAACTCGTGGAAGGAGACCACCCCGTCTTCACCCGCTGGATCAGCCAGGAGGACCTTGCCGCAAACCCGTCTCTCGTGAAGTCGAAGAATGTGCGTCCGCCTTCCGGCGCCGGGCGGATCAGGCTCGTCTGCATCGGCGAGGAGGCCGCCGTCGACAGCCAGCCCTGCGGGGGCACCCATGTGCTCAGGACAGGCGAGATAGGTGCCGTTCACATCGGCAAAATCGAGAAAAAAGGACGCGAAAACCGCCGATTCCGGCTGCGTTTCGGCGCGTTCTCAGCTTAA
- the sseA gene encoding 3-mercaptopyruvate sulfurtransferase: MSEQSPFIVSADWLEERLHQPGLSIVDGSWYLPAQGRDARAEYEAGHIPGAVFFDHDAVVDPDSDLPHAMPDPLTFERYASSMGISEDDTIVVYDGPGFFSAPRAWWLFRVMGAEKVHVLDGGLDGWRAEGRPLTDEPTKIAPSVFNPNFDESRVAGLEDMRGFVQEGGMQIADARSPGRFTGEEPEPREGMRSGHMPGAVNVPASALSKDGHLLPPEALRERLEAAGLDLTKPVVTSCGSGVTAAVITLALESLGHKDNRLYDGSWSEWGSRDDTPVATGKS, translated from the coding sequence ATGAGTGAACAAAGCCCGTTCATCGTATCGGCCGACTGGCTGGAGGAGCGGCTGCACCAACCCGGCCTCTCCATCGTCGACGGCTCGTGGTACCTGCCTGCCCAGGGCCGCGATGCGCGTGCCGAATACGAGGCCGGCCACATTCCGGGCGCGGTCTTCTTCGACCACGACGCGGTGGTGGACCCGGATTCTGATCTGCCGCACGCCATGCCCGACCCTTTGACCTTCGAGCGCTATGCAAGCTCGATGGGCATCTCCGAGGACGATACCATCGTCGTCTATGACGGTCCGGGCTTCTTCTCCGCCCCGCGCGCCTGGTGGCTTTTCCGGGTCATGGGGGCGGAGAAGGTCCATGTGCTCGACGGGGGCCTGGACGGCTGGCGCGCCGAGGGCCGCCCGCTAACCGACGAGCCGACGAAGATCGCACCAAGCGTCTTCAACCCGAACTTCGACGAGAGCAGGGTGGCCGGTCTGGAAGACATGCGAGGCTTCGTCCAGGAAGGCGGCATGCAGATCGCCGACGCGCGCTCGCCCGGCCGCTTCACGGGCGAAGAGCCGGAACCGCGCGAGGGCATGCGCTCCGGCCACATGCCGGGCGCGGTCAACGTGCCGGCCTCCGCGCTGTCGAAGGACGGGCATCTGCTGCCGCCCGAGGCCCTGCGCGAGCGGCTGGAGGCGGCGGGGCTGGACCTGACAAAGCCGGTCGTGACCTCGTGCGGCTCGGGGGTGACCGCGGCGGTGATAACGCTCGCTCTGGAGAGCCTCGGCCACAAGGACAACCGCCTTTATGACGGCTCGTGGAGCGAATGGGGCAGCCGCGACGACACGCCCGTCGCGACGGGAAAATCATGA
- a CDS encoding GNAT family N-acetyltransferase — MTGEKSQAAETLSATVTRLEMTQPPSVHPPPPMGEPLAVMRCRSMPLHYYRYLYDRVGRKWHWTAALQLSDAELEARLKDEKTDIRVLYLDGAPAGYFEICRPGPHETVLVHFGLMEHAIGRGLARWFLGEAIRAGWETGPLKMSVETCTLDHPAALGLYQKMGFEPVRRRQDSVRKLSPAARKEALYR, encoded by the coding sequence ATGACCGGCGAGAAAAGCCAGGCGGCCGAAACCTTGTCGGCCACGGTGACCCGGCTCGAAATGACGCAGCCGCCTTCGGTCCATCCGCCGCCGCCGATGGGCGAGCCGCTGGCGGTGATGCGCTGCCGGTCCATGCCGCTGCATTATTATCGCTACCTCTACGACCGCGTCGGGCGGAAATGGCACTGGACCGCCGCCCTCCAGCTTTCGGACGCGGAACTGGAGGCGCGGCTGAAGGATGAAAAGACGGACATCCGGGTGCTGTATCTGGACGGCGCGCCGGCCGGCTATTTCGAAATCTGCCGTCCGGGGCCTCATGAGACCGTGCTGGTCCATTTCGGACTGATGGAGCACGCCATCGGCCGCGGGCTGGCACGCTGGTTCCTCGGCGAGGCGATCCGCGCCGGATGGGAAACCGGACCTTTGAAAATGTCCGTGGAGACATGCACCCTGGACCATCCCGCCGCGCTGGGCCTTTATCAGAAGATGGGCTTCGAGCCGGTGCGCCGCCGCCAAGACAGCGTCCGGAAGCTGTCGCCCGCCGCCAGGAAGGAGGCCCTTTACCGCTGA
- a CDS encoding OmpA family protein yields the protein MLNRRTLLLSAVAAAIFPAHALAQAAMPSGQQIQRSLEAAPRMQIQPRNRVTVEQFKRRPDLRRAAPSIDIQAINFAFDSAEIPPSEYRKVEQIARALHGILRRRPDTRILLEGHTDAVGSYGYNQRLSERRARSLRNVLVRRFGIPAYALETVGYGEEFLLVPTPYEDWRNRRVTLRRIDDFIR from the coding sequence ATGTTGAACAGACGCACTCTTCTGCTTTCGGCCGTGGCCGCCGCCATTTTCCCCGCGCATGCGCTTGCCCAGGCGGCGATGCCTTCCGGCCAACAGATCCAGCGCAGCCTGGAGGCCGCTCCGAGAATGCAGATCCAGCCTCGCAACCGCGTCACGGTCGAGCAGTTCAAGCGCCGGCCCGATCTGCGCCGCGCCGCGCCTTCCATCGACATCCAGGCGATCAACTTCGCCTTTGATTCGGCCGAGATACCGCCCTCCGAATACCGCAAGGTGGAGCAGATCGCCCGCGCCCTGCACGGCATCCTGCGGCGGCGCCCGGACACGCGCATATTGCTGGAAGGCCATACCGACGCCGTCGGCTCCTACGGCTATAATCAGCGGCTTTCCGAACGGCGCGCCCGCTCTTTGCGGAACGTCCTCGTGCGCCGCTTCGGCATTCCTGCCTATGCGCTGGAGACCGTGGGCTATGGCGAGGAATTTCTACTCGTTCCGACGCCCTACGAAGACTGGCGCAACAGGCGCGTGACGCTCCGCCGGATCGACGACTTCATCCGGTAA
- a CDS encoding DUF1203 domain-containing protein has product MGLIKFVAMPTEEARAFRNGAPDAYGNRPETRVSSGPGVPCRHCLQNVEAGRNYLVLAYRPFPTLQPYAETGPVFLCADACERAEEGDVMPMLFRAAPDYILRGYGHDDRIVYGTGAVTPKKDICTYAHQLLQRDDIAYVHMRSSRNNCYQVRIERA; this is encoded by the coding sequence ATGGGCCTGATCAAATTTGTTGCCATGCCGACTGAGGAAGCACGCGCGTTTCGCAACGGTGCGCCGGACGCCTATGGCAATAGGCCGGAGACAAGGGTCTCGTCGGGCCCCGGCGTTCCATGCCGGCACTGCCTGCAAAACGTCGAGGCAGGCCGCAACTACCTCGTCCTGGCGTATCGGCCGTTTCCGACCTTGCAGCCTTATGCCGAGACCGGACCAGTATTCCTGTGCGCCGATGCGTGCGAGAGGGCGGAGGAGGGCGACGTCATGCCGATGCTGTTCCGCGCCGCGCCCGACTACATTCTGCGCGGCTACGGGCATGACGACCGCATCGTCTACGGCACCGGGGCCGTGACGCCGAAGAAGGACATCTGCACCTATGCGCACCAGCTTCTGCAGCGCGACGACATCGCCTATGTGCACATGCGGTCCTCGCGCAACAATTGCTATCAGGTGCGCATAGAGCGGGCGTGA
- the ald gene encoding alanine dehydrogenase: protein MRVGCPKEIKNHEYRVGLTPGSVREYVAHGHEVLVEAGAGAGIGADDNAYRSAGATIAKTAADVFAKSDMIVKVKEPQPGEWVQLREGQILYTYLHLAPDPDQTKGLVDSGVTAIAYETVTDGRGGLPLLAPMSEVAGRLAIQAGATALQKANGGRGLLLGGVPGVLPGKVAIIGGGVVGLNAAKMAVGLGADVTILDRSIPRLRQLDDIFNGRVHTRYSTVEALEEECFAADVVVGAVLIPGAAAPKLVTREMLSGMKKGAVLVDVAIDQGGCFETSHATTHSEPTYEVDGIIHYCVANMPGAVPVTSAHALNNATLHYGLQLADKGIKALADDQNLRNGLNVHRGRITNAAVAEALGYELTEPRAAVAA from the coding sequence ATGCGCGTCGGCTGCCCCAAGGAAATCAAGAATCACGAATACCGCGTTGGCCTGACGCCCGGCTCCGTGCGCGAATATGTGGCGCATGGCCATGAGGTGCTGGTGGAAGCCGGCGCGGGCGCCGGCATCGGTGCCGACGACAACGCCTACCGCTCTGCCGGCGCGACCATCGCGAAGACGGCCGCCGACGTGTTCGCCAAGTCGGACATGATCGTGAAGGTCAAGGAGCCGCAGCCCGGCGAGTGGGTGCAGCTTCGCGAAGGCCAGATCCTCTACACCTATCTGCATCTGGCGCCTGATCCGGACCAGACCAAGGGTCTGGTCGATTCCGGCGTCACCGCCATCGCCTATGAGACGGTGACCGACGGGCGCGGCGGCCTGCCGCTGCTTGCCCCCATGTCGGAAGTGGCCGGACGCCTGGCCATCCAGGCGGGCGCGACGGCGCTGCAAAAGGCCAATGGCGGGCGCGGTCTGCTGCTTGGCGGCGTTCCGGGCGTTCTGCCGGGCAAGGTGGCGATCATCGGCGGCGGCGTCGTCGGGCTGAACGCGGCCAAGATGGCCGTCGGCCTCGGCGCGGACGTGACGATCCTCGACCGCTCGATCCCGCGGCTGCGCCAGCTCGACGACATCTTCAACGGCCGGGTCCACACCCGCTATTCCACCGTCGAAGCGCTCGAGGAAGAGTGCTTCGCCGCCGATGTCGTGGTCGGCGCGGTTCTCATCCCCGGCGCTGCCGCGCCGAAGCTCGTCACCCGCGAAATGCTGTCGGGCATGAAAAAGGGAGCGGTGCTCGTCGACGTGGCCATCGACCAGGGCGGCTGCTTCGAGACCTCGCATGCCACCACCCATTCCGAACCGACCTACGAGGTCGACGGAATCATCCATTACTGCGTGGCGAACATGCCGGGCGCGGTGCCCGTCACCTCCGCCCATGCGCTCAACAACGCCACGCTGCACTACGGGCTGCAACTGGCCGACAAGGGCATCAAGGCGCTTGCCGACGACCAGAACCTGCGCAACGGCCTCAATGTCCATCGCGGGCGCATCACCAATGCGGCGGTCGCCGAAGCGCTGGGCTACGAGCTGACGGAGCCCCGTGCGGCGGTCGCCGCCTAG
- a CDS encoding Lrp/AsnC family transcriptional regulator, which translates to MRTAALDRIDVAILDALQQDGRISNAALAERVGLSQSACSRRLDNLEKSGVIKGYHAELSNAALGHRMTAIVHISLTGQFEKTLSEFEAAVKRCPNVLSCHLMSGEYDYILRIAARDLADYERIHKEWLTGMPHVIKINSAFALREVIDRTATGIRPEMA; encoded by the coding sequence TTGCGAACAGCCGCACTCGACAGGATTGATGTCGCCATTCTCGATGCGCTCCAGCAGGATGGACGGATCTCGAATGCGGCGCTGGCGGAGCGGGTCGGGCTGTCGCAATCGGCCTGCTCGCGCCGGCTCGACAATCTCGAAAAATCGGGCGTCATCAAGGGCTATCACGCCGAGCTTTCCAATGCGGCGCTGGGCCACCGCATGACGGCCATCGTGCACATATCGCTGACCGGGCAGTTCGAGAAGACGCTGAGCGAGTTCGAGGCGGCGGTGAAGCGCTGCCCGAACGTGCTTTCCTGCCACCTCATGTCCGGCGAATACGACTATATCCTGCGCATCGCCGCGCGCGACCTTGCCGACTATGAGCGGATCCACAAGGAATGGCTCACCGGCATGCCCCATGTCATCAAGATCAATTCGGCCTTTGCGCTGCGCGAGGTGATCGACCGCACGGCCACGGGGATACGGCCGGAGATGGCGTGA
- a CDS encoding bifunctional 2',3'-cyclic-nucleotide 2'-phosphodiesterase/3'-nucleotidase — MSKLDNTISRRSFLAGTAAAGSLVMLHPFSARAAANQAHLRIMETTDLHVHVFPYDYYGDKPNDTMGLARTASIIDAIRAEATNSMLVDNGDFLQGNPMGDYIAYERGMREGDVHPIIKAMNTLGYECSTLGNHEFNYGLDFMFKVLSGANFPFVCANLTRGGLAANGREDDLFLKPYVILDKKVKDGAGQEHTVRVGLIGFVPPQIMNWDAKHLAGKAMTRDIVRAAEAWVPQMREEGADIVVALSHSGFGPLQYEENLENASALLAGIDGIDAIVTGHSHLDFPGPKFEGVEGADNAKGLLNGKPAVMGGFWGSHLGLIDLMLERDGNAWRVAGSTSEARPIFERVERETKPLVESKAEVEEAAREDHEATLKYVRTAVGKTSAPLHSYFALVADDPSVQIVAQAQVWYIKDMLKETAYSDIPVLSAAAPFKAGGRGGADYYTDVPAGDVAIKHVADLYLYPNTVQAVLVTGRNVKEWLEMSAGIFNQVEPGKPDQPLLNDAFPSYNFDVIDGVTYAIDLSQPPKYDPKGELINPGANRIVDLKFNGEPIDAEQKFIVATNNYRAGGGGNFPEIGPDKLIFEAPDTNRDVIVRYIVEQGTINPSADANWGFKPLDGASVLFETGPKGAEFAGEVKGVDIAPAGDGENGFALYRITL, encoded by the coding sequence ATGAGCAAGCTCGACAATACCATTTCACGCCGTTCCTTCCTTGCCGGCACAGCCGCCGCGGGCTCCCTTGTGATGCTGCACCCCTTCTCCGCGCGGGCGGCGGCCAACCAGGCGCATCTGCGCATCATGGAAACCACCGACCTGCACGTGCACGTCTTCCCCTACGACTACTACGGCGACAAGCCCAACGACACGATGGGGCTGGCGCGCACGGCCTCGATCATCGACGCGATCCGCGCCGAGGCGACCAATTCCATGCTGGTCGACAATGGCGATTTCCTGCAGGGCAACCCGATGGGCGACTACATCGCCTATGAGCGCGGCATGCGCGAAGGCGACGTCCACCCGATCATCAAGGCTATGAACACGCTCGGCTACGAGTGCTCGACCCTGGGCAATCACGAGTTCAACTACGGCCTGGATTTCATGTTCAAGGTGCTTTCGGGCGCCAACTTTCCTTTCGTGTGCGCCAATCTGACCCGGGGCGGGCTCGCCGCGAACGGGCGCGAGGACGATCTGTTCCTGAAGCCCTATGTGATCCTCGACAAGAAGGTGAAGGACGGCGCCGGCCAGGAGCACACCGTCAGGGTCGGTCTGATCGGCTTCGTGCCGCCGCAGATCATGAACTGGGACGCCAAGCACCTTGCCGGCAAGGCGATGACGCGCGACATCGTGCGCGCCGCCGAAGCCTGGGTGCCGCAGATGCGGGAGGAGGGCGCCGACATCGTGGTCGCCCTGTCGCATTCCGGCTTCGGCCCCCTGCAATATGAAGAGAACCTGGAAAACGCTTCCGCCCTTCTGGCGGGCATCGACGGCATCGACGCCATCGTGACCGGCCACAGCCACCTGGATTTCCCGGGGCCGAAATTCGAGGGCGTGGAAGGCGCCGACAACGCCAAGGGCCTGCTTAACGGCAAGCCCGCTGTCATGGGCGGCTTCTGGGGCTCGCATCTGGGCCTGATCGACCTGATGCTGGAGCGCGACGGCAATGCCTGGCGCGTGGCCGGCTCCACCAGTGAGGCGCGGCCGATCTTCGAGCGCGTCGAGCGCGAGACGAAGCCGCTCGTGGAAAGCAAGGCGGAGGTGGAGGAGGCCGCGCGCGAGGACCATGAGGCGACGCTGAAATATGTGCGGACCGCCGTCGGCAAGACATCCGCGCCGCTCCATTCCTATTTCGCGCTGGTTGCCGACGACCCGTCCGTGCAGATCGTCGCCCAGGCGCAGGTCTGGTACATCAAGGACATGCTGAAGGAGACGGCCTATAGCGACATACCCGTGCTCTCGGCGGCAGCTCCCTTCAAGGCGGGCGGACGTGGCGGCGCCGACTACTACACCGACGTGCCTGCCGGCGACGTTGCCATCAAGCACGTGGCCGACCTCTATCTTTATCCCAACACGGTCCAGGCCGTCCTGGTCACGGGCAGGAACGTGAAGGAATGGCTGGAAATGTCGGCGGGCATCTTCAATCAGGTCGAGCCGGGCAAGCCCGATCAGCCGCTGCTGAACGACGCCTTCCCCTCCTACAATTTCGACGTGATCGACGGCGTGACCTATGCGATCGACCTCAGCCAGCCGCCGAAATACGATCCGAAGGGCGAACTGATCAATCCCGGAGCCAACCGCATCGTCGACCTCAAATTCAACGGCGAGCCGATCGACGCGGAACAGAAGTTCATCGTCGCGACAAACAATTACCGCGCGGGCGGCGGCGGCAACTTCCCCGAGATCGGCCCCGACAAGCTGATCTTCGAAGCGCCCGACACCAATCGCGACGTGATCGTCCGCTACATCGTCGAGCAGGGCACCATCAATCCTTCGGCCGACGCCAATTGGGGCTTCAAGCCGCTCGACGGAGCCTCGGTTCTGTTCGAGACAGGGCCGAAGGGGGCCGAATTCGCCGGGGAAGTGAAGGGCGTCGACATCGCGCCCGCCGGCGACGGCGAGAACGGCTTCGCGCTCTACCGGATCACGCTTTAG
- a CDS encoding Dabb family protein, translating to MIRHIVFFSATKPEDVGRIAEALSMLGDIPHSEFFEIGLNRKVDQLGGEVDVVVYGEFRDEEALAAYKAHPIYAECISLVRPLREMRIAADFVSKKA from the coding sequence ATGATTCGCCATATCGTGTTCTTCAGCGCAACCAAGCCCGAGGATGTGGGGCGCATCGCCGAGGCCCTGTCGATGCTGGGGGACATACCGCACAGCGAGTTCTTCGAGATCGGCCTCAACCGCAAGGTCGACCAGCTCGGCGGCGAGGTGGACGTAGTCGTCTATGGCGAATTCCGCGACGAGGAAGCCCTTGCCGCCTACAAGGCGCATCCGATCTATGCCGAATGCATATCGCTGGTGCGGCCGCTGCGCGAAATGCGCATCGCCGCCGACTTCGTGTCGAAGAAGGCGTGA